From Microbacterium rhizosphaerae:
GGAGGACTTCCGGCTGCTCGCGCGATCGGTGCGAGCCGAGCGGGCCGCATGACACCGTGGCGCGACGACGCGGTCTTCGCGCACCTGATCGCGATGAGCGATGACGGCGGCGTCTTCGAGCACGCGCTCCTGGACCGGCCTCGCCGGGACGGGGGGTATTGTGTCGACGATGTCGCCCGCGCGCTCGTCGTCCTCGCACGCGAGCCGCGCCTCGGTCGGGACGAGGCACGGCTCGCCTCGACGTGCCTCGCGTTCGTCGACGCCGCCGTCGGACCGGACGGGCGAGTACGCAACCGCCGGTCGCCTGATGGCGGGTTCACCAGCCCGCCGGCCCTCGGGGACTGGTGGGGCAGGGCCGTCTGGTCGCTCGGCGTCACCGCGGCCCGGTGGCCGGGGCAGGGCTCGGGCGACAGAGCCTTGGCGGGATTCCGGCGTGCCGCATCCCGGCGGTCACCGCATCCGCACGCCATGGCGTTCGCGGCGCTCGGCGCCTGCGAAGTGCTGCGCATCCACCCCGGGGAGTCGGACGCGCGCCGACTGCTTCGGGGTGCGATCGACATGATCCCGACGAAAGGGGACGCCATGTGGCCATGGCCGGAGGAGCGACTGCGCTACGCCAACGCGGTCCTGCCGGAGGCGCTCCTCGCCGCGGGGGACGGACTCGACGACGCGGTCGCGGTCAGCCGAGGCATCGATCTGCTGCGCTTCCTGCTCTCGGTCGAGACGATCGACCGACACCTGTCCGTCACAGGTGTCGGAGGGCGAGGCCCGGGCGAGGGCGGGCCCCTGTTCGACCAGCAGCCCATCGAGGTCGCCACGATCGCCGACGCGTGCGCGAGGGCGTACGAGCTCACCGGAGAC
This genomic window contains:
- a CDS encoding glycosyltransferase — protein: MTPWRDDAVFAHLIAMSDDGGVFEHALLDRPRRDGGYCVDDVARALVVLAREPRLGRDEARLASTCLAFVDAAVGPDGRVRNRRSPDGGFTSPPALGDWWGRAVWSLGVTAARWPGQGSGDRALAGFRRAASRRSPHPHAMAFAALGACEVLRIHPGESDARRLLRGAIDMIPTKGDAMWPWPEERLRYANAVLPEALLAAGDGLDDAVAVSRGIDLLRFLLSVETIDRHLSVTGVGGRGPGEGGPLFDQQPIEVATIADACARAYELTGDSEWRDAVGMAWDWFLGDNDTGIPMLDPQTGAGYDGLTREGRNENRGAESTLAMLSTYQQARRVGAMREVAA